The following proteins come from a genomic window of Deltaproteobacteria bacterium:
- the msrA gene encoding peptide-methionine (S)-S-oxide reductase, whose amino-acid sequence MSDQVAVFGGGCFWCTEAVFDELRGVHSVVSGYAGGKNKNPTYEQVCMGNTGHAEVIKIEFNPAEVLFRDLMTVFFATHDPTTLNRQGNDSGTQYRSAIFYADEEQKAAAAAFIKELDEAKTFKDSIVTTLEPLTEFYPAEDYHQKFYANNPFQGYCQYMIPPKLSKLHKQFKELLKSQT is encoded by the coding sequence ATGAGCGATCAAGTAGCAGTGTTTGGCGGCGGCTGTTTCTGGTGCACTGAGGCGGTGTTCGACGAGCTGCGCGGGGTTCACTCCGTGGTCTCCGGTTACGCCGGCGGCAAGAACAAGAATCCGACCTACGAGCAAGTGTGCATGGGCAACACCGGACATGCCGAAGTAATTAAAATCGAGTTCAATCCGGCCGAGGTTTTGTTCCGCGACTTGATGACGGTTTTTTTTGCCACCCACGATCCGACGACGTTGAACCGCCAGGGCAACGACAGCGGCACGCAATATCGCTCGGCGATTTTCTACGCCGATGAGGAACAAAAAGCGGCGGCGGCGGCTTTTATAAAAGAGCTCGACGAAGCCAAGACCTTCAAAGATTCCATCGTAACGACTTTGGAACCGCTGACGGAGTTCTATCCGGCGGAAGATTATCACCAGAAATTTTACGCCAACAATCCGTTTCAAGGTTACTGCCAGTACATGATCCCGCCGAAGCTGAGCAAGCTGCACAAGCAGTTCAAAGAGCTGTTAAAGTCGCAGACGTAG